GCCGCAACACCGAAGTTAACGACAGTCAAGCAGCCAACAGCGACAGTGGCGTCGGCGTCGGCAGCGGCACCCCGCCCAGAAGACACACCAAACACAAGTCCAGGAGAGAAAGACACCTCATGCGAGAACACTACTTCACTAAAGAACTCACCAACATCTGCCAAGTCAACTCAGAAAGACTCACGCAAACACACAACGACACAGACTCGGACGCTTCAGCAGACGACCTTACAAAAATAAGAGAAGAAATCGAACTACTCGAAAAACTTGCAATAATAAACAAAAGACTACACCGTGAAGAGGAACTTGTCGTCAGACTTACAGCGAAAGTCAAAAGGTATACAGACGAAAACAAAGCGAATAGTTGTGAAAATGTTTCTCAAGTAACAATGCTGATCGATAAAATAGAAGAAGAGTTAGCAAGAACAGCGAAAGAGATGCAAGATAACACCTTAGAGCTAACAAAATCGGAGAGAGAAGTAGAGATGAGATTGAAACTCCTGGACGAATTGACGTTACAGTTAGAGGAGGAAGAGTTACAGAACACGATATTGGAAAGACAGTTGAATGAAGCGTCGAGTAGACAACCCATCTTGTTGCAAGACAGCTACGTACCTGTTTTAGACCAAGGCACAGCGATAGACTATGGGGGACCCAGTTACGCGTTAGATACGCTCGTATGACATTAGATTAAACTGTGAATCCATCCCAAAGATGTTTGAAATTACCAGCGAACTCCTCGGAAATTTTTGGGGActttaatgtattttaaatcGGGTACAAAAAACCGACAATGGATCTCAGTTTTTACAAATTTTAGTACCCAGTTCACATTAAAATTCTGCTTTAATTCACTTTCAAAGGGAATTGTATTGCTACAATGCCCAATGGTGATAAATAATAGGACataaaattaattgaataaatttTGGTACCTTTAGTTTTAGCTCACGAGAGATCAATATTACAGTGATAAGACTAATTAGTAGTTAAAATCCCAAAAGAGTATTACAAAGTTATGATTTACGCCATTAAGGCATACTAAAATATCGAAGCAATATCAATTGATGTCTCTGTCTTCGCTCTCTTTTGATTGGTTTAAATTCGAGAGCTCTGATTGGTTGAAATATTTGAACTCAAATTGCTCACGAACAAAATGTTTTAGTACTTTTAAAACCAATAGTTATATTATAACATAGTATAAGACAATAACTGTGGTGCTTAAGCTGTTTAATACCTAAGAATGTTATTTTACTGCGTAAGAACCTAAACGTAGTTAAGGCAAAAGAAATCtacaaaaatgcaattttgacCTTTTGTAGACAAAATAAGGTTCTAATATTGCTTAGATTTAATCCTTTTCACTTAGCTACGTCCAAATAAATAACGCTGCaaacatttttaatattcgagtccaataccaaaaatatatgacaaaAACCACCAACTGTATGTAAGTACGTAAGTTAGGGTGATCATACACTGAACGATGTCACACTATAGGTATCAGGTGACATTCTTAGCGAATGGGCACCATTAGGCCTAGTCAAAATGACATATTTTACTGCTGATTCAAATATGGAACACACACAATTATATCAATTATACACCTACGGACTTTGAGATCAATTGTACCAAGTGATTTATGTTCCATATTTGGAACATTGCAGTAGAGCGTTAATagggtttgtaaaaaaatacttgaacCAAGGCTATTTCTAACAGGATGATAAATACCCCATCCCATCTCAGGAAAAAATGAGTAGAAAATAAttggggcgccaccgtctacgtAATTTGTATGTAacaactattgagtcacttttgtataAGACAAGTAGGTGtcgctatgataaaaaaaatagttccattattttctactctttttttgccCAGCCTTATTttcaagataaaaaaaaacattcaatcgaattgagaacctcctcctttttttgaagtcggttaaaaagatcTCTACTTTCaatattatagtattttttacaaACCCATAAAAAGATATACAATCTACAATAACTTCCACTAATGACCTGATTATGTAGGTTCGGCTAGACAAGTAtgttatacattatttttatattactgttaaatatgtttataCCTTGTGTACAGAAAAATATACAACGAATATAATTAACTTGAATTTCACTGACTCCCCTTTTAGGTGTCATTCCCACTAATATAAAGATAACTTTATAAAAATAACCATCAAGGACCTAAAAAGGAAAGCTGACTTGCATAAACGCTGGAAAGTTACCGGTGACTCGTATATTTATACTCAGTATAGTCAGCTTAGGGCGGATATAAAAAAGAGTTTCTGCCGCGTACGGTGTCTACATCAGTAACATTCAGCAGCGTCTGAAAACGAATCCAAGATCCTTTTGGCAACACGTATCGAACTTGCGAACCAAGGGCGGTTTCGAGTCCAATATTACGTATGGGGACCGTATGTTTAGTGGACAAGCGGCAGCAGGTGCGTTTGCTGACTATTTCAGTACTGTGTTTCTCTCCCGTGAGCCAAAACTAAGTGCAGAAACAGCGGGAGCTGCTGGTAGTCAAAACCTTATAAGTATCTCTGGTTTTACTGAGTATGAGGTGAGTCTGGCAATTGATAAGTTGAAACCGAATTGTGCGCTTGGTCCTGATAACGTGCCCGCGTTCATAATCAAGGCCTTTAAATCCCTACTTGCGAGTCTTCTAGCCCACGTGTTCAATCTGGCGCTTAAGTCTGGCACCTACCCTCTTAGTTGGAAAACCTCAAGAGTGACACCGATTCGAAAGTCAGGTGAAAAGTCGCGAGCCGAAAATTATCGTCCCATTGCCATTCTGAGCTCTTTTGCTAAGGTGTTCGAGAGTGTCCTACACTCGAAATTGTACACCTTAGTTGACCCTTATTTAAATGATGCGCAGCATGGGTTCAGGAAAGGGCGCTCCGTCAATACAAACCTGCTCAGTCTCGTAAACCACGTCTCGGAAAAACTGGATGAAGGATGCCAAGTTGATGTTGCATACCTTGATTTCAGGAAGGCGTTTGACCAAGTCGACAATGATATCCTCCTAGAGAAGCTGTCAGTGGTGGGCTTCGACCCATCACTCCTAAAACTGTTTGCTAGCTACCTGAAGGATCGTAAACAATTCGTTCGGCTAGGTTGTTTCGACTCTGACCTGTATCCTACGAGATCAGGTGTTAGCCAAGGATCCTTGCTAGGCCCCTTTCTCTTTACCATAATGGTAAATGATCTGGCTGGCTGTCTGGTCTCTGGTAAACTGCTGTTATATGCTGATGACATAAAAGTTATGGTAAATATCAGAGACCCGATAGACTGCCGGGACATGCAACGTAACCTGGATGCGATACATCGATGGAGTGTTAAAAACCGCCTCTCTCTTAATGTAGCCAAGTGTTACATTATGAGTTTCACCCGAGCTAGGCAGGAAATACCCGCGACCTATTTCATTGATAGCGAGCCGCTCTCCCGCACTCATTCTATGAAGGACTTGGGTGTGGTATTTGATCCTGGGCTTACGTTCCATGACCACATACGATCTTTGGTGACGGAAGGTTTCAAGCGCCTGGGGTTTGTTACACGCAACTGCAAAGAGTTTACGCATGTAGGAGTGTTTAAAATTCTTTACACTGCTCTTGTACGATCCAAACTGGAAGCAAGTGCGTGTGTATGGAATCCATACGAAACAACCTATGCATTGATGATCGAGAAGGTTCAGAAGTGTTTTTTGCGTACTCTCTATAAGAAATTGTACGGATACTACCCTTTCATGTATCCGACAGCTTACTTACAGGGCACGCTGGGATATAACGCACTGGCGACACGGAGACTGTTCGACCAGCTGGTGACAGTCCTCCGTATCCTGCGAGGTCGTCTTGACTGCCCTGAGTTAGTTGGTGAGGCATGCCGCCTATTCGTCCCGGACGGGCGCGCACGGTTCCGCGCCGACCGCCTGCGCCTCTTCGCGGTCCCTCCCGCTCGCACGGTCTCGCGGCGCAACTCACCAGTTTGCCGAGCGATGAA
The nucleotide sequence above comes from Leguminivora glycinivorella isolate SPB_JAAS2020 chromosome 18, LegGlyc_1.1, whole genome shotgun sequence. Encoded proteins:
- the LOC125235838 gene encoding uncharacterized protein LOC125235838; protein product: MDPSGAVAWCGAAFTTRRACLLVLAAWGDARHEVRLSLRRASSGEEDSGRDSDGSRSGRRRRRGRTTPPPRAKSEDPAARLVTVIQHQSRTIHQQLDKLREQEKLIDQLEDQTHKSRMEKHGTNYLLESYLRDLGRNTEVNDSQAANSDSGVGVGSGTPPRRHTKHKSRRERHLMREHYFTKELTNICQVNSERLTQTHNDTDSDASADDLTKIREEIELLEKLAIINKRLHREEELVVRLTAKVKRYTDENKANSCENVSQVTMLIDKIEEELARTAKEMQDNTLELTKSEREVEMRLKLLDELTLQLEEEELQNTILERQLNEASSRQPILLQDSYVPVLDQGTAIDYGGPSYALDTLV